AACAAAAAAATATAATATATTTTTATTGTTTTCTCTGATTATTTCATTTTTTATATTAATTTCATTATATCCTTTTTTTCTGTAATACTCTTGAATATCGTTTTTTATAATTTGAATAAAATCATCAGAAATTTTATCTCCAGATTTAATTTTCTTTATATTAGGAAATTGTTCTTTTCTAATTCCTATTACTTTAACTTCATGAATTTCTATTAAATCTTCCAGTTCAAAAAATATATCTATTTCATTTTTAGATACATTTTTTTTATAAATAGATATATTTCTAAACAGATTGCTTTTCCACAATTTTTGGATAGCATTATCTATTCCATAAGAATCAATTAAATCTCCAGAATAAATTCCAGATAAATCGGAAATAAAATGACTATCATATTTTGTTTTTCCCATTACATGAACTGATTTAACAACGGAATTTGAATTTTGATTTATTGAAATATTAAAATTTTCTTTAGAAGAGTAACCTTGTTGTATTTGCATTATCATTAATATTAATAAATAAAAAATGCTTCTTAGAAAAATGTTTTTTTTCATGAATGCAAAAATTTATTCAACGTTTCCAAAACGACGTTTTCTTTTTTGATAATTGATGATGGCTTCAAAGAAATCTTTTTTTCGAAAATCAGGCCACAAAATATTTGTAAAATACAGTTCTGCATAAGCAGACTGCCAAAGCAAAAAATTGCTAATACGTTGTTCTCCACTAGTTCTGATGATTAAATCGACATCTGGTAAATCTTTAGTGTATAAATGATCTTGAAAAATAGAATCATCTATATCTCTTAATGAAAATAAACCATCGCAAATTTTTTTAGCAATGTTTTTCGTTGCTCTTAAAATTTCTCTTCTAGCACTATAACTTAGTGCGAGTATCAAGGTTCCTGATGTATTATGTTTGGTTTTTTTCATGAAAAAAAATAGTTCTTTTTGAATAATTTCGGAAAATCTTTCAATTTCTCCTATTGTAATAATTTTCACATCTTTCTCATGAATTTCTTTTAAATGAATTTTTAAATTCGTATGAAATAAACGCATTAAATCATCTATTTCTTTCTTTGGTCTATTCCAATTTTCATAAGAAAACACATATAAAGTCATATAAGGAATTCTCAATTCTTTGCATCCGTTTATAGTTTCTCTTACTGATTGTATTGCTTTTTCATGACCAAATGTTCTTAATTTTCCTTTTTTTTCGGCCCAACGACCATTTCCATCCATAATAATAGCTACATGATGAGGAATATTATTATGATCTATTTTTTTTAATAAATTTTCCATAAAAAATCATAAATACATCTTTGACAAAGATATAAATAAAAAATAAAGATTTTTTACATTCAATTTCTTTGATCCATTCCCCATAAAAGTTTTTCTCGCAATGTTTTATAATAAGTATTCTTTCCTTCCTGAAGAAGATAAATATAAAAGGGAGCTTTTTGAATATACAATTCATTCTCCTTATTTAGAGAAGTAAGTCTAGTATCCATAGATAAAGAATAAGATTTAACACGACTATGTATTTTCAAATGAACTTTTTGATGATCTGATATAATTAGTGGACGTGAAAATAGATTATGTGGAGATATAGGTGTAAGAACAAAATTTTTATTATCAGGACTGATAATAGGACCTCCACAACTCAAAGAATATCCAGTTGATCCAGTCGGAGTCGAAATAATCAATCCATCCGCCCAATAAGAAGTTAGAAATTCATTATCAATATAAGCATCTATGGTGATCATAGAAACTGTTTCCTTGCGAAGAATCACAATCTCATTTAGGG
This genomic window from Blattabacterium cuenoti contains:
- a CDS encoding isoprenyl transferase, which produces MENLLKKIDHNNIPHHVAIIMDGNGRWAEKKGKLRTFGHEKAIQSVRETINGCKELRIPYMTLYVFSYENWNRPKKEIDDLMRLFHTNLKIHLKEIHEKDVKIITIGEIERFSEIIQKELFFFMKKTKHNTSGTLILALSYSARREILRATKNIAKKICDGLFSLRDIDDSIFQDHLYTKDLPDVDLIIRTSGEQRISNFLLWQSAYAELYFTNILWPDFRKKDFFEAIINYQKRKRRFGNVE
- a CDS encoding NAD kinase, translated to MKIAVYGQKFGEKNIPYLNQFIGYACSHSIEIHIEKSFFDVLSSFEKFKNLDFPVFSHYKELTKDFSLMFTFGGDGTILSAITLIRDSGIPIVGVNTGNLGFLATFNKDVFIQKIDQIFNKKLHIMPRSLLWLKTSRTDHHQFFNFALNEIVILRKETVSMITIDAYIDNEFLTSYWADGLIISTPTGSTGYSLSCGGPIISPDNKNFVLTPISPHNLFSRPLIISDHQKVHLKIHSRVKSYSLSMDTRLTSLNKENELYIQKAPFYIYLLQEGKNTYYKTLREKLLWGMDQRN